Sequence from the Acropora muricata isolate sample 2 chromosome 10, ASM3666990v1, whole genome shotgun sequence genome:
tgctcgtttcttggccTTTATTCTGTCGAAATAAAATCATACCACAGATATCAGATTGGACGGTGGATAATGcctgataaccatcgtccgattttgtcTTAcatgatcagttttatccaatgagagcccgaAGAAGTTGTTCGGTGGATTATGACATCTGATAACTGTTAAGCATATATCTAGCTAAAATATTTGATATTGGTTTCTTTAAGAAATGTGTTGTGTACGTGAAAGGGTATACCTGGTTGTCACCAAAGAACGAAAACAGCTTGAGTGTCCTGTGCCTGAACTCTCCACATCTTACACTGTCCTTCATCACATCCCCTTATCAAACTCGTAgccaaaaggaaaattaatacTGTTGTTTGGGTTTGTTTTTTGAGCAGTGTGTCATGTTGTCAGCTCTCAGATGATTTCTTCACTCTTTCATGCAGGTCTTTTCTAGCAAATATTAcccttttcaaaaatttcagacaaaaattaatttggaCCATCTATGGcaaatgtgtgtgtgtgttctaTTTGAATTTGATAATCTGGTtgattaaggacggtgcctactattgtttatGCCCACATTATCTGCGCATCACGCAATGCATAGATCACGCAATACATAGCCCTCCAGCAAGTATAGTATTTTCGTGACTTCacttgttgtttcaaaagttggatatgcTGCCTTCTGTAAATGACtgtaaaagaaagcagaacagccagtttattagaaaaaaaatataaaaacaagcgtagacgagtttctttgtatatcccaaaatgcaaacatttaactcactagggaggggatggggaaaaatgtaacccaaccaaaaggtgattccatacaagttgaaaacagatggaaatgactttaaaagacgcatggttacccctacattttatgttataaaatggAAGTGGCAAACCTCCAGTATTCTGTATATCATTAGTCTCTGGTTGtgagcaaaagttatttagactgtattttagctgtaccAAAGGAGGCTGTCAGGGACACTTTAAGCCTTGTTGCAACAATTTTGTCgttaaaaatgttgttttaagaTCTTTATAAATGTGTTTACTTCTCTGTAAGTGAAGCCGAATTCTAAGGAAATTggtgaagaaatattgtttccttcctttttcagaaaaatgctgatgtcagcatttttgttgatattcaaggctaattatctcgaaaaaatgcatggctaccccAATTTTTCTTTGTGAATTCtaatagcttttgcaaagatctactttttgCGCATGGTCCCAGTTTGGCACGAAAACCTCCGTATgtagtaggcactgtccttaagtcctgagaaggactgttattAGCAACTGGCACTTTAGTACCTAAGTAGAAACGCGATAATGACCTTGGCTCAGGCGTTAGAAAGGTTGGTCACCAAAAACGGTGGGTCACAAGAAATTAATTCCTGTGATGATGAAATTCTGTCAGTGTATCAGTACATTATTCTGTTTTGCCCCTAAGTGCAAACTATTATCATCCTCATTCTCTTTTTATAGTTGCTTCAAAGAGGTTTATTTGGAAATTTGATCGCAGGTAATTAAAGTATTTTATTAGTACAAAGTGAAATGTGTTTGTTGACATTCACGAGGAAAATGAACTTTTTTtgtgcattattaattttgttgtctcAAATAAGCTTGAAGGAAATTTCATACTTGAAAGTAATTCAAAGACAAAGTCATGACTTTTTGTTGTCAGATGAAACTAAAAAATAGTGTGAAAATTTATTAAATTAACCAGGCTTGTTTTAAGAACCTTATTCAAAACTTGCAATGTAGGGTTCACCTCATTATTGTTTagcagcaaacaaacaaaatattcaTTTAAAGTGTTGGCTAATGTTATTTTTAGCCGCACCTGCTGAAGATGCAAGGCCAAGAAGGCCTCGGAGACAAGGAGCAAGAATAAGTATTCGCACCAATCAAAGGCCTGGAGAGAGAGGCGATGCTACTACTGCTGCAGCAATTGATGTGTAAgatcctttttttcttttgaaagctttgcttttttttttgtggtgtaCTGTTAAAGGTGTTAGGCAGAGATATAAAGTGGTAGGGTTGTTTTTAGAAATAAAGTTCAGTAGTTCCAGCCAAAGGTAAGTTGACGGGCTTGAATCCAAAATTTAATCTTGTTCCAGGATGATTTAGAGAACTGAGTAGCCAGGCTCAAGTTTTGAGAATCGAGTTTTGAGGGGCATGGAATTTTTTCAGGGAATTCAAAGAAAGATTTTgaggaaaatgaaaactataGGGTTTAGTAAACCCATATAGAGGTATCTTCTTTTGTAAGCAGGTTTGACAAGAAGAGAATTTTTTACATGGTCATTCAACAGTCAGCAAATTAAGCAGCCTCAATATGTACCTCTCAGGAGAAATATGGGTCTTCTAGCAAACACTGaagattgaaataatttttttgccaAAGGCATAATTATATGCATCATAAAAATCTGGAATTGTGCTGAATGCCACAACCATTATCAATGATTTCCATGCATCACAGTTCAAAATAAAGACTTAAACAACTAAAAATGGTCACATTTAATTATGACAACTGGAAATGGTTTACTGTGACCAAGGTAAGGGCTGGCATGTCACAAACCATGTGCCCTCTTGATCTTTCAGATGAAAACATCTCGTATTCATGAGACATGAAACACAGAGTTCATCATAAGCCACCTTTTTTTTCCTCCTCAAATTGAACTGAAGCTCGCTACACAAGCCCCCAGCAGCATTGTCCTCTTGACAAGAAGGCCAAAATGATTCCTGAAGGAACGACATAAACAAGCCAAAACCTGACCATTTTTGTTGAAACTAGATGCATTTTATATTTTACACTTTTAATCTGTAACTTTCAAGATTATAAAATCCATATCATTTTTCTGTGACAAGAAAGAAGCTATTTAAACATAACAATCAGTTTCCAGCTTTTTCAATATCACTGTTAAGGTAACTACCTGAATTAAAGATGAGAAAGTGCATCATGATTAAAGGGTTGTGCTTGCtttcaaaagtgaaaaaataatcACGCAAAAagtcctttgttttcaagacaAAAGTCTCAAACTTTGTCTTGAAAGTTTCTCAAAAGCCATCAATGATTCCTTGAGAGGCCTTGAACGTTGTGAAATTCAACTCAAGCCCCAATACTTGAAATTTTCGAGAATCAAGGATTGCGTTTCGAAAATTGAGTTTCAAGAGACTTTCACCTTGCTTTTGACCGTTACTGTAGTGACTTCTGCGTGTAGTTGTACTCTTTTGGTATTTGTAAAACATTTttgtgaatatttttttttgtacaggATTCTTCAGAATCTTTTTGGAAGCTTAAGAACACAAGGTATTTTTGTTGAATGCTGGTAAAATATTAATAGTTACAATGTGTTTTCAGGAGTGTTTGACTGTACATTATGTGCTTAATTTACAAAGAAACAACAGAATTAGTTTCCCGAGTTTGTGATCCGTATTCTGAGAAGTACCAGTAATGatataattgtttttttgtgatggcTTTTGTAGGTTCCACTGGTGATGAAGATCCTGCCAATCTTGGATTTCCTTTGTAAGTTTGTGTTTTACTGAGGTGCATGTGTAATGTTTTGAGgctgaaatgtaaaaaaaaaataataaagccGTTGCATTCATTGTCCAAAAATCAAGTTATTCTTTCCCACAACAAGAATTGTTATTGGTACAGGGTTTGTACGGGTCATGGAATTTTATGGTCggctgtggaaaaaaaaattgtaattactAATGGTAAATTAATCATGCCAGTGTCAAAGCAATGATAAAATGAATGTCTCTATCAAACAATTGGGAGTTTGGCTACCAGAGGATGTTAATTCATTCAAATTTGATCTGACCGATATGCtacagtgaaaatagtttaaaagaATTTCTTACGTGACAGCTAAACTTAAGGTCATGGAAAGCTAGAGAAGGTCATGGtaaaagtcatggaatttgaaaTGTTAACGACCCCTGTAGTAGTAATAAAATGCAGTGTTCttcttatcaggcggtaaccggtaacaTATACTGCCTCAAGCACCAGTTCCTACCGCCTGCAACATTTTGAAGGTTTACtgaaactatataagttgttttaaaactgaGCTAAAAACTGAGTTTAAAACTGAGCTAAAACTTAATGAGAACACTGAAAATGATtggttttcttttgattttgtcTAGCAACATTCTACGTCTTCATGGAAACCCAGGTGATTATGCATGGGGCTCAGAAGGTTTGGATTCAATAATAACACAGGTTAGTCTGTTGTTCCTCAAAGAACTTCAACTTTAGGGATTTTCTAATGATGTACCTTGTTAAAATTCTAATTTTTGAAAGTTAACTATGCATCAATAATGAAGTCAAAATACCATCGAGAGACTAGAAAATACCTGGAAATTTAACTTATAAGAtaacaatagttattattaaatGCAGTTCTTACATTGGTATCCATTATGCCTGATACATCCTCTGTTAGAAGTCTAAAATTCTTGGACAGAACTGTAGCTGCAGATTTAATTGGGAAAAAACAACTGCTTCCAAATACAACTGATATTATATGTATTTCTCCTAGGAAGTACGTATTGAgttgcttcttttttcttttcttttttgccaatTGTTGAATGTCCTTCTAAAATACTCTCTTCTTGTCAACCATGCTTATATGAGAGCCATGTTGCTGGCTGCCAACTGTAGAAAGAGGAAATCATGAGAACTGAAATCAAGACCATCGCTGATTCTTGAAACTCAAAAGTTGGATGCACAAAAGAAGACACCTATCTTTGGGTTTACTTAACGCTATTGATTTTCCTTCGAGAATTTCATTTTCCTTGAAATCTTATGTCAAGttccttgaaaaaaattgcaagccTCTCAAGACTTGATTCTCAGTTCTCAAACCTCTACACTCAAGCCTTAAACTTGATACTTCAAATCATAGAGGATCAAGTTTCAGGTCAATACTGTCAACTTAACTTTGACAGGTGCTGCATATAACAAATCAAAATTATGCTATAAGAAATTATTTTAAGAGGGCAGGCTGTAAAACATTGACTACCCTGTAAGTTGTAAGTTGTCCCAGGACCTTACTTCCTAAAGTCGAGGAAAGAGTAGAAGGTTGTAGCTTAAATTTGGAATGGCTGATTTTGTAATCTTAAAGTTCTTTgctaatattatttttgttgttaataATAGCTATTAAACCAGATGGAAGGTTCTGGTCCTCCTCCTGCTGACCCAAGCAGAATACAAGCACTTCCAAAAGTAATTGTTTCACAAGAATTAGTAGGTGAGGAAATTGAAAGAATTTAATGGTTTTCTTCACGTTTGGTATGTTTTATGTTAAGAATTTTTTTGCCCTGTCATCAGTCTTGCCAAcaagaaagcgaaatgaaacTACAAAGGGCTCCTGGTCCCCTTTTTCAGGCTGCTTCCAGCTTATCAAAGAGGATTACTGCATCACCTGAATAACTTTCATTATCTAAACCTCGGATCATGCATTTCGCGTATGCTGATTGGTTCaatcaatcttggttatcagctcatataccttagtttgaccttatatggtaaatgattgctcttagcgttgctaagctaaaaatgttttcgccggaaagcgaaatttttgtctgaataaagccaaaaaagaaaaaacttttttgtggaaagtttggatcaacgccgacgtttagaagtacgcg
This genomic interval carries:
- the LOC136932004 gene encoding E3 ubiquitin-protein ligase RNF115-like isoform X1, coding for MAEAAVESQSDRFYCHECNREVSLNFPEFTCSQCQGEFIEQLSDSSEEDERISDIDRDPATHFAGLLQRGLFGNLIAAAPAEDARPRRPRRQGARISIRTNQRPGERGDATTAAAIDVILQNLFGSLRTQGSTGDEDPANLGFPFNILRLHGNPGDYAWGSEGLDSIITQLLNQMEGSGPPPADPSRIQALPKVIVSQELVEGCVDCAVCQDKFTLGEEVRQLPCRHYFHFDCIEPWLKMHDSCPVCRLSLSSTQTRGS
- the LOC136932004 gene encoding E3 ubiquitin-protein ligase RNF115-like isoform X2, giving the protein MAEAAVESQSDRFYCHECNREVSLNFPEFTCSQCQGEFIEQLSDSEEDERISDIDRDPATHFAGLLQRGLFGNLIAAAPAEDARPRRPRRQGARISIRTNQRPGERGDATTAAAIDVILQNLFGSLRTQGSTGDEDPANLGFPFNILRLHGNPGDYAWGSEGLDSIITQLLNQMEGSGPPPADPSRIQALPKVIVSQELVEGCVDCAVCQDKFTLGEEVRQLPCRHYFHFDCIEPWLKMHDSCPVCRLSLSSTQTRGS